The genomic region TCCATGGTACGGGTGGGGAGGCATCGACGCTGCCGGTCGGCTTTGGCTACCACACCTTCGAGAGACCAGGCACGTGTATGTAGATTCCTTCCGGCTAGACCACGAACCATCCTTCGTTGAGACCGTAGTTCTGAGAGCACCGACGCGAGACCTAATGGTCAAGGGCGATCGGCTGCTGGGGATCGAACCGGACACCTCGGGGCTGGGCGTCAACACCATTTATTGGTACAACCTTCCGCGTGGGGACGGACGCTGAAGCGCAGAAATCGGCCGTCTGGGCGATCCGGGCGTTACCGAATCAGTAGCTGTGGGCGTGGACGCCCTGCACGGCGCGGCCGGAGGGGTCGGCCATGTCGGCGAAGGCGGGGTCCCAGGCGATCGCCGCTGGCGTGCTGCAGGCGATGCTGGGGCCCTCCGGGACGCAGCGGACGGCCGGCTCGCCGGGGAAGTGCGAGGCGAAGATCGAGCGGTAGAGATACGCTTCCTTCGTGAGCGGCGTGTTGGTGGGGAACCGCGCGGCCGCCCTAGCGAGCTGTCCGTCGCCGACCTCGCGCTCGGCCGTCTCCTTCAGGCTGTCGATCCAGGAATAGCCCACGCCGTCGGAGAACTGTTCCTTCTGGCGCCACAGGATCTCGTCGGGGAGGAGTCCCTCGAACGCTTCGCGCAGGATGTGCTTCTCCATGCGGCCGTCCGCCGGCCGCTTCGACTCGGGGTCGAGGGCCATGGCGACATCGAGGAACTCGCGGTCGAGGAAGGGGACGCGCGCCTCCACGCCCCACGCCGCCATCGACTTGTTCGCTCGCAGGCAGTCGTACTTGTGGAGCTGGTCCAGCTTGCGGACGGTCTCGTCGTGGAACGCTCGCGCGTCGGGGGCCCGGTGGAAGTAGAGGTAGCCCCCGAAGACTTCGTCGGCGCCCTCGCCCGAGAGCACCATCTTGATCCCCATCGCCTTGATGCGGCGCGCCATGAGGTACATCGGCGTGGACGCCCGCACGGTCGTCACGTCGAACGTCTCCAGGTGGCGGATGACGTCGGAGACCGCGTCGAGCCCCTCCTGAAGCGTGTACACGATCTCGTGATGCACCGTGCCGATCGCGTCCGCCGCCGCCCGCGCCGCCGCCACGTCCGGCGCCCCTTCGAGCC from Candidatus Palauibacter scopulicola harbors:
- the asnB gene encoding asparagine synthase B, whose protein sequence is MCSVLGIFEFEPGAAGLRRRALDLSRRQRHRGPDWSGIYAGERAILAHERLSIVDVESGAQPLFGPDRTTVLAVNGEIYNHRALEQGVARGYPFRTRSDCEVILALYEARPDAPAEWLNELSGIFAFALYDETRDRYLIARDPIGVMPLYTGRDAEGRFYVASEMKALIDTCPEIHDFPPGHMLDSGRGDGRPVPYYRPGWREYDAVAGGPTAPARVRDALEEAVHRQLMSDVPYGVLLSGGLDSSIISALAMKFSRRRVETGDAEEAWWPRLHSFAVGLEGAPDVAAARAAADAIGTVHHEIVYTLQEGLDAVSDVIRHLETFDVTTVRASTPMYLMARRIKAMGIKMVLSGEGADEVFGGYLYFHRAPDARAFHDETVRKLDQLHKYDCLRANKSMAAWGVEARVPFLDREFLDVAMALDPESKRPADGRMEKHILREAFEGLLPDEILWRQKEQFSDGVGYSWIDSLKETAEREVGDGQLARAAARFPTNTPLTKEAYLYRSIFASHFPGEPAVRCVPEGPSIACSTPAAIAWDPAFADMADPSGRAVQGVHAHSY